The following DNA comes from Riemerella anatipestifer ATCC 11845 = DSM 15868.
TTGCCCATACAGGTTCGTAAGCTATAACCACTTTCTTTATTTCTTCAGCACTTAGAGTAAACAAAGCTGTTTGTGTTTGGTTTTTAATCACTTCTAAATACTTACCAGACTTTCTTTCTTCCAAATTTTCGCCATTACAGTAGATAGGTGTAAGCCCTTTATCTAATAAAGCTTTTACTTTTCTATTAGCATGGCTATCGGTTTCTCCGTGGTATTGTCTGCGTTCAGAGTGAGCAATAATGCTCCCATCTAAATTTACAGAAGCTATCATAGCAGCCGAGATTTCTCCTGTGTAAGCTCCAGATTCGTGTTCGGAAATATCCTGAGCATATACTTCTACCTCTTTATTTTTAAAAATATCTTTAGCTGTGGTAAGATAAAGAGCTGGCGGCGCTATCATTACCTTGCAGTTAGGTGTATGTGTGCTAGTATACTCGGATAGCTGTTGCATAAGTGCTTGAGCTTCCGAAAAATCTTTATTCATTTTCCAGTTTCCTGCTACAATGTTTTTTCTCATAATATCAATGCTTTAAGATTAGTCTAATTTCCAAATAGTTTTCATCAGTTTGTAGAACTGGTGTTCTCTTTCTGTAACTTCGTTATCTGCTTTAATGAGTGTTTTTGCAAACTTTGCAAATTTCTTTCTTTCGGCTTCGGTAGAATCATCTAAGAAACAGCGAGCATGGAACTCAAAATGGTCTTTCCACGCTTCTGGTTGTAGCGTTGCAATGACTTCCAACTCGTTATCTAAATTGATTCTGAACGGAAACTCATCAGCAAGATATTTCTGGATAACGATACCTTCTTCTGGTTGTACTTCGTAGTCCACCGCA
Coding sequences within:
- the tpiA gene encoding triose-phosphate isomerase, which encodes MRKNIVAGNWKMNKDFSEAQALMQQLSEYTSTHTPNCKVMIAPPALYLTTAKDIFKNKEVEVYAQDISEHESGAYTGEISAAMIASVNLDGSIIAHSERRQYHGETDSHANRKVKALLDKGLTPIYCNGENLEERKSGKYLEVIKNQTQTALFTLSAEEIKKVVIAYEPVWAIGTGETATAEQAQEVHAFIRNMIAEKYGKEVADEVSILYGGSVKPSNAKEIFSQPDVDGGLIGGAALNIEDFSKIIEAF